From the Marivivens sp. LCG002 genome, the window GCCGCCGTCGCCTGCTGATTATTCGCCGGTCGCTTCTTTGAGAGCGGGCAGAAAGCGGTTCTCGTAATCCGATCCGATCAGAGGTCCCGCAAAGCGGAACAGCACCTTACCGTCGCCATCGACGATAAAGGTTTCAGGCGGCGCAGTCACACCCCAGTCGATCGACGTGCGGCCCCTTGGATCAAAGGCGCTCTTGAAGAACGGGTTGCCCTCTTCTTCGAGGTATTTGAGCGCGTTTGCCTCGTCGTCGCGGAAATTAACACCAGCAACACGGTAGCCCTGCGCGGCAAGATCCTTGAGCGTGGGATGCTCGGCGCGGCACGGCGGGCACCAGCTTGCCCAATAGTTGACCAAGGTAATTTCGCCCGCGCGCAAATCCGCATCGGTCAGTTGGTCCAGATCGGCAAGAGCCTCGGCAGGAAGCGCAGGCGCTTCGCGTCCGATCAGCGTCGAGGGAAGATCATCCTCGGCCCCGAAGAACATACCCCCGAAGAAAAGCCCCGCTACGGCAACAAAGGCAATCGGCGGAATAAAGACCAGAGGCGAAACCTTAGCCATCTTGCTTCTCCAACGCTTCGAGACGGGCTTTGACGCTG encodes:
- a CDS encoding DsbE family thiol:disulfide interchange protein, which codes for MAKVSPLVFIPPIAFVAVAGLFFGGMFFGAEDDLPSTLIGREAPALPAEALADLDQLTDADLRAGEITLVNYWASWCPPCRAEHPTLKDLAAQGYRVAGVNFRDDEANALKYLEEEGNPFFKSAFDPRGRTSIDWGVTAPPETFIVDGDGKVLFRFAGPLIGSDYENRFLPALKEATGE